Proteins encoded by one window of Inmirania thermothiophila:
- a CDS encoding NAD(P)/FAD-dependent oxidoreductase yields the protein MHREPALQDALWWATAPPAPAAPPLEGEAEADVAVVGAGYTGCSAALHLAGAGCSVVLLEARCIGWGGSGRNIGLVNAGLWLDPDEVERRAGPRHGPRLVEALGAAPRLVFALIERHRIACEAERRPVARAAHDRRALARLQAHARQWQRRGAAVEVIDARRTAELTGARGYAGGILDHRSGTVQPLAYARGLAAAAARAGARVHEATPVLRLAPAGDGWRLETPRGTVRAGRVLLAGNAYAEGALPGLDRATVPVGCFACAGPLPAEAAGIAAHAFYDTRPAMLFARRDAAGHLLLGSLGRLPADGAEAWLRRAWRLLFPGLAPPRWRHRWAGTLGFTPGNLPRLHQPAPGLYAVLGYNGRGIGPGTLWGRLLAQWILGACGADDLPLPVTALRPVPARALRAAAWEFAFRAARLAHRPR from the coding sequence ATGCACCGGGAACCGGCGCTCCAGGACGCCCTCTGGTGGGCCACCGCCCCGCCCGCCCCCGCCGCTCCGCCCCTGGAGGGCGAGGCGGAGGCCGACGTGGCCGTGGTCGGGGCCGGCTACACCGGCTGCTCGGCGGCGTTGCACCTGGCCGGGGCCGGGTGCTCGGTGGTGCTCCTCGAGGCCCGCTGCATCGGCTGGGGCGGCTCCGGGCGCAACATCGGCCTCGTCAACGCCGGCCTCTGGCTCGACCCCGACGAGGTGGAGCGGCGCGCCGGGCCCCGCCACGGTCCGCGCCTGGTCGAGGCGCTGGGGGCGGCGCCGCGGCTCGTCTTCGCGCTCATCGAGCGGCACCGCATCGCCTGCGAGGCCGAGCGGCGGCCCGTCGCCCGCGCCGCCCACGACCGCCGGGCGCTCGCCCGCCTGCAGGCCCACGCGCGGCAGTGGCAGCGCCGCGGCGCGGCGGTGGAGGTGATCGACGCCCGCCGCACCGCCGAGCTCACGGGTGCCCGCGGCTACGCCGGCGGCATCCTCGATCACCGCAGCGGCACCGTGCAGCCGCTGGCCTACGCCCGGGGGCTCGCCGCCGCCGCGGCGCGCGCCGGCGCGCGCGTGCACGAGGCGACGCCGGTGCTGCGCCTCGCCCCCGCGGGCGACGGCTGGCGGCTGGAGACGCCGCGCGGCACGGTGCGCGCAGGGCGCGTCCTTCTCGCCGGCAACGCCTATGCCGAGGGCGCCCTGCCGGGGCTCGACCGGGCCACCGTCCCCGTGGGCTGCTTCGCCTGCGCCGGGCCGCTCCCGGCCGAGGCCGCGGGCATCGCCGCCCACGCCTTCTACGACACCCGCCCCGCGATGCTTTTCGCCCGCCGCGACGCCGCCGGCCACCTCCTCCTCGGCAGCCTCGGGCGGCTGCCCGCGGACGGGGCCGAGGCCTGGCTGCGGCGCGCCTGGCGCCTGCTCTTCCCGGGGCTTGCGCCGCCGCGCTGGCGCCACCGCTGGGCCGGCACCCTGGGCTTCACCCCCGGCAACCTCCCGCGCCTGCACCAGCCGGCGCCGGGGCTCTACGCCGTGCTGGGCTACAACGGCCGCGGCATCGGCCCCGGCACCCTCTGGGGCCGGCTCCTCGCGCAATGGATCCTCGGCGCGTGCGGGGCCGACGACCTGCCCCTGCCGGTGACGGCCCTGCGGCCGGTGCCGGCGCGCGCCCTGCGCGCCGCCGCCTGGGAGTTCGCCTTCCGCGCCGCGCGGCTCGCCCACCGGCCGCGCTAG
- a CDS encoding ATP-grasp domain-containing protein, translating into MELVSLDPFRALELPGVRWVKPEAVLRDPACLDGADWVLFPPGWMVDLLVHALGARVFPAPAAYRLGASKVVQTRALQLVAPAHVPRTLIRPAGPEAVEEALEVLGLPLVVKRPRSARGEGVRVVARRAELLAWAQGEETLYAQEYLPIDRDLRVVWVGDRVLAAYWRVGERGQPTNVARGAAVDGTGVPEEALALVARVAGALGVDHAGFDVAWVDGHPFLLEFNVLFGNEGLRRLGVRAGPAVLDWLRRQGGAGGAPGPGLPRAA; encoded by the coding sequence ATGGAGCTGGTCTCGCTGGATCCGTTCCGCGCCCTGGAGCTTCCCGGCGTGCGCTGGGTCAAGCCGGAGGCGGTGCTGCGCGACCCCGCCTGCCTCGACGGGGCGGACTGGGTGCTGTTCCCGCCCGGGTGGATGGTGGACCTGCTGGTGCACGCCCTCGGCGCGCGCGTCTTCCCCGCTCCGGCGGCCTACCGCCTCGGGGCGAGCAAGGTGGTGCAGACGCGGGCCCTGCAGCTGGTCGCCCCGGCCCACGTGCCGCGCACCCTGATCCGCCCCGCGGGGCCGGAGGCGGTGGAGGAGGCGCTGGAGGTGCTGGGGCTGCCGCTGGTGGTGAAGCGGCCGCGCTCGGCACGCGGCGAGGGCGTGCGCGTGGTGGCGCGTCGCGCCGAGCTCCTGGCCTGGGCGCAGGGGGAGGAGACCCTCTACGCCCAGGAGTACCTGCCCATCGACCGGGATCTGCGCGTGGTGTGGGTGGGCGACCGGGTGCTCGCCGCCTACTGGCGGGTGGGCGAGCGCGGGCAGCCCACCAACGTCGCCCGCGGCGCCGCGGTGGATGGGACGGGGGTGCCGGAGGAGGCCCTCGCCCTGGTGGCGCGGGTGGCCGGGGCCCTCGGGGTGGACCACGCGGGCTTCGACGTCGCCTGGGTGGACGGGCATCCCTTCCTGCTCGAGTTCAACGTCCTCTTCGGCAACGAGGGCCTGCGCCGGCTCGGGGTGCGGGCGGGGCCGGCGGTCCTCGACTGGCTGCGCCGCCAGGGCGGCGCGGGCGGGGCGCCCGGTCCGGGCCTGCCGCGGGCGGCCTGA
- a CDS encoding M23 family metallopeptidase: MIPRLRRLALASAGALLAGCTGLHERYGYGRVAPADTDIPEQDIAVVLPPGAPSISQRYRPLDRYPGLREGGAPHEGIDLFVLDGTPVLAAAPGTVADTGLSPMYGRTVALVHGPLAEAGDGGHLCTRYYHLGRIDVRAGEAVRRGQPIGRSGRSGLLAGGFPHLHFEVRRCDARGHDRGHVNPQRFWVDGVGRVTCFDPRRRWPEAPVRLTYPAPCRGIPWPPIP; this comes from the coding sequence GTGATCCCGCGCCTGCGGCGCCTCGCCCTCGCCTCGGCGGGCGCGCTCCTTGCCGGTTGCACCGGCCTGCACGAGCGCTACGGCTACGGGCGCGTGGCCCCGGCCGACACCGACATCCCGGAGCAGGACATCGCGGTGGTGCTGCCGCCCGGGGCGCCCTCCATCAGCCAGCGCTACCGCCCCCTCGACCGCTACCCCGGCCTGCGCGAGGGCGGCGCGCCTCACGAGGGCATCGACCTCTTCGTCCTCGACGGCACGCCGGTGCTGGCGGCGGCCCCGGGGACGGTGGCCGACACCGGCCTCTCGCCCATGTACGGGCGGACCGTCGCCCTGGTCCACGGCCCCCTCGCCGAGGCCGGCGACGGCGGACACCTCTGCACCCGCTACTACCACCTCGGCCGCATCGACGTGCGCGCGGGCGAGGCGGTGCGGCGCGGCCAGCCCATCGGCCGCTCCGGCCGTTCCGGGCTGCTCGCGGGCGGCTTCCCGCACCTGCACTTCGAGGTCCGCCGCTGCGACGCCCGGGGCCACGACCGGGGCCATGTCAACCCGCAGCGCTTCTGGGTCGACGGCGTCGGGCGGGTGACCTGCTTCGATCCGCGCCGGCGGTGGCCCGAGGCCCCGGTGCGGCTCACCTATCCGGCCCCCTGCCGCGGCATCCCGTGGCCGCCGATCCCCTGA
- a CDS encoding ABC transporter permease, which yields MRGAGAALREAPLAGAVLLLWALAALAAPWLPLEPDRIELARILAPPGGEAGLLGADELGRPVLDRLVAGARTSFLAAAAVVTLSAVVGAAVGLVAGYAGGWIDLVLARLIDVFLAFPGILLAIALAGILGPGLANVVVALAATGWVGYARLVRAQAMSLRSREHVAAARALGAGHARILLRHVLPLALAPLLVEASFGVAAVVIAEAGLSFLGLGVQPPQASWGAMIRDGVRYMLVAPHLVLAPGAALALVVLAVNRLGDALRDALDVRLRAGGAAARPA from the coding sequence ATGAGGGGCGCCGGCGCGGCCCTGCGCGAGGCCCCGCTCGCCGGCGCGGTGCTGCTGCTGTGGGCGCTGGCGGCGCTGGCGGCGCCGTGGCTCCCGCTGGAGCCCGACCGCATCGAGCTGGCGCGCATCCTCGCCCCGCCGGGCGGGGAGGCGGGGCTGCTCGGCGCCGACGAGCTCGGCCGCCCGGTGCTCGACCGGCTCGTCGCGGGGGCGCGGACCTCCTTCCTCGCCGCCGCCGCGGTGGTGACCCTCTCCGCCGTCGTCGGCGCCGCGGTGGGGCTGGTGGCGGGCTACGCCGGCGGCTGGATCGATCTCGTGCTGGCGCGGCTGATCGACGTCTTCCTCGCGTTTCCGGGCATCCTCCTCGCGATCGCCCTGGCCGGGATCCTCGGGCCGGGGCTCGCCAACGTGGTCGTCGCCCTCGCGGCCACCGGCTGGGTGGGCTACGCGCGGCTGGTGCGGGCGCAGGCGATGTCGCTGCGCAGCCGCGAACACGTGGCCGCGGCGCGCGCCCTCGGCGCCGGGCACGCCCGGATTCTGCTCCGGCACGTGCTGCCGCTGGCGCTGGCGCCGCTGCTGGTGGAGGCGAGCTTCGGCGTCGCCGCGGTGGTGATCGCGGAGGCGGGGCTGTCCTTCCTCGGCCTCGGGGTGCAGCCGCCGCAGGCCTCGTGGGGGGCGATGATCCGCGACGGCGTGCGCTACATGCTGGTGGCGCCGCACCTGGTGCTCGCCCCGGGGGCGGCGCTCGCGCTCGTGGTGCTGGCGGTGAACCGCCTCGGCGACGCCCTGCGCGACGCGCTGGACGTGCGCCTGCGCGCTGGTGGCGCCGCGGCCCGGCCCGCATAA
- the nagZ gene encoding beta-N-acetylhexosaminidase gives MGPGPVMVDLAGPALAAEERELLAHPAVGGVLLFGRNYVDRGQLAALVAEIKSVRRPPLLVAVDHEGGRVQRFRHGFTALPPAAALGALWRREPARARRLAEAAGRIAGEELRAVGIGLDFAPVLDLGRHAGGVIGDRAFAADPEAVALLAGDFLRGLRGAGVEGVAKHFPGHGGVTADSHRELPEDRRAFAELALADLVPFERLAAHGLAAVMTAHVRYPAVDDAPATFSRRWIGGVLRGRLGFQGAVVSDDLSMAAAAWAGDAAARARAAVAAGCDLVIVANDREAQWAAARALEGHADPAARLRLARLHGHPVRPWTGDREAARAALAALVEAPELELDG, from the coding sequence ATGGGACCCGGGCCGGTGATGGTGGACCTGGCGGGGCCGGCGCTCGCGGCGGAGGAGCGCGAGCTGCTGGCCCATCCCGCGGTGGGCGGGGTGCTGCTCTTCGGGCGCAACTACGTCGACCGCGGGCAGCTCGCGGCGCTGGTGGCCGAGATCAAGTCGGTGCGCCGCCCGCCGCTGCTGGTGGCGGTGGACCACGAGGGCGGGCGCGTGCAGCGCTTCCGCCACGGCTTCACGGCGCTGCCGCCGGCGGCGGCGCTGGGGGCGCTGTGGCGGCGCGAGCCGGCGCGGGCGCGGCGGCTCGCCGAGGCCGCCGGGCGCATCGCCGGCGAGGAACTGCGCGCGGTGGGGATCGGCCTCGACTTCGCGCCGGTGCTGGATCTCGGGCGCCACGCCGGCGGGGTGATCGGGGATCGCGCCTTCGCCGCCGATCCGGAGGCGGTGGCGCTGCTCGCGGGCGACTTCCTGCGCGGGCTGCGCGGCGCAGGGGTGGAGGGGGTCGCCAAGCACTTCCCGGGACACGGCGGCGTGACCGCGGACTCGCACCGCGAGCTGCCCGAGGACCGGCGCGCGTTCGCCGAGCTCGCGCTTGCCGACCTCGTGCCCTTCGAGCGCCTGGCCGCCCACGGTCTCGCCGCGGTGATGACCGCGCACGTGCGCTACCCGGCGGTGGACGATGCGCCCGCCACCTTCTCGCGCCGCTGGATCGGCGGCGTGCTGCGGGGGAGGCTCGGCTTCCAGGGGGCGGTGGTGAGCGACGACCTCTCCATGGCCGCGGCGGCGTGGGCGGGGGATGCGGCGGCGCGGGCGCGGGCGGCGGTGGCGGCGGGGTGCGACCTGGTGATCGTGGCCAACGACCGCGAGGCGCAGTGGGCCGCGGCGCGGGCGCTCGAGGGGCACGCGGATCCGGCGGCGCGGCTGCGTCTTGCGCGCCTGCACGGGCATCCGGTGCGCCCGTGGACGGGCGATCGGGAGGCGGCGCGGGCGGCGCTGGCGGCGCTGGTGGAGGCGCCGGAGCTGGAGCTCGACGGCTGA
- the nikB gene encoding nickel ABC transporter permease translates to MIAARLGSAAVVVAGVVLVVFLLIHLVPGDPVEAMLGEGATAADRAALRRDLGLDRPLAEQLAAYLGGLARGDLGVSLYARRPVAELVAERLPATLELAAAGLAVALLLALPLGVVAAVRRGGWPDRTAMAFSLAGISIPNFWLGPLLMLLFSLRLGWLPVSGREGPASLVLPALTLGTGLAAVLARMVRASLLEVLAEDYIRTARAKGLPERAVILRHGLRNALLPVATLLGLQLGALLAGAVITETVFSWPGIGSLTVEAIRRRDYPLVQGCVLVIALAYVAVNTLTDLAYAWIDPRVREGR, encoded by the coding sequence ATGATCGCGGCGCGGCTTGGGAGCGCGGCGGTGGTGGTGGCGGGCGTGGTGCTGGTGGTCTTTCTCCTCATCCACCTGGTGCCCGGCGACCCCGTGGAGGCGATGCTGGGCGAGGGCGCGACGGCGGCCGACCGCGCCGCGCTGCGCCGCGACCTCGGCCTCGACCGCCCGCTCGCGGAGCAGCTTGCGGCCTATCTGGGCGGGCTCGCGCGGGGCGATCTCGGCGTCTCCCTCTACGCCCGCCGTCCCGTCGCCGAGCTGGTCGCCGAGCGGCTCCCCGCGACCCTTGAGCTCGCCGCGGCGGGCCTCGCCGTGGCGCTGCTGCTGGCCCTGCCGCTGGGGGTGGTGGCGGCGGTGCGGCGCGGCGGCTGGCCGGACCGCACCGCGATGGCCTTCTCCCTCGCCGGGATCTCCATCCCCAACTTCTGGCTCGGGCCGCTGCTGATGCTGCTCTTCTCGCTCCGGCTCGGGTGGCTGCCGGTGAGCGGACGCGAGGGGCCGGCCTCGCTGGTGCTTCCGGCCCTGACCCTCGGGACAGGGCTGGCCGCGGTGCTGGCGCGCATGGTCAGGGCCTCGCTCCTGGAGGTGCTGGCCGAGGACTACATCCGCACGGCGCGGGCCAAGGGGCTGCCCGAGCGGGCCGTGATCCTGCGCCACGGGCTGCGCAACGCCCTCCTGCCGGTGGCGACGCTGCTCGGGCTGCAGCTCGGTGCGCTGCTCGCGGGGGCGGTGATCACCGAGACGGTCTTCTCCTGGCCGGGGATCGGCAGCCTCACGGTGGAGGCGATCCGGCGGCGCGACTACCCGCTGGTGCAGGGCTGCGTCCTCGTCATCGCCCTCGCCTACGTGGCGGTGAACACGCTCACCGACCTCGCCTACGCCTGGATCGACCCCCGCGTGCGGGAGGGGCGATGA